GATGGCCCCGCGAACCCGGTCGGTCAGCAGGTCCGCCTCGCGGGCGAACCGGCGGGAGGCGTACATGAACGTCGAAAGGGTCGGCTCCTCCGCGAGGATCGAGAGCGACTCGAGACCCGCGTCGGTCAGTCGGTCGGTGTCGCCCGAGAGCACCGACTCCGTCGAGAGGTCGCCGAAGGTCAGATACTCGATCCGAGTGCTCGCGGGGATCGCGTCGAGGCGATTGTGTGCGGGGCCACCGGGATCGAGCCGGATCGGGACGCCACCGCGGGCCTGCGCGACGACGTCACCAAGGCCGGTCCCCGAGCGGACCTCCGCGGCGTGGGCGATAGTGACGAGTTCGTTCGCAGAGAGTCGTCGGTCGAAGAGTTGATTGGCCGCGAACGCGGTCCCGAGCGCGAGCGCGCCCGAGGTTCCGAATCCCGCGCCCAGCGGGAGGTCGGTCGTCGCCTCGACATGAACGGAAATGGAGAGGGCGTCGAGTACGCGATCGACCGGTTCAACGACGATTTCGGTCCCGTCGAGGGTCGTCCGGGCCCGGGCGGCGGGCGTGGCGCGAACGGTCACGCCGTCGGTGAGCGTCACCCCTGCTCCCCGCGATCCCGCCTTCGAGGGGTCGTCGTCGGGGTGGCTACTGAAGAAACCGGTGACGTGTCCGGGGACGAACGCCGTCACCGCGTCGTCGTCCATGCCGGAAGTTCGCGAGCCCTTCGGTTAAG
The DNA window shown above is from Halalkalicoccus jeotgali B3 and carries:
- a CDS encoding pantoate kinase gives rise to the protein MDDDAVTAFVPGHVTGFFSSHPDDDPSKAGSRGAGVTLTDGVTVRATPAARARTTLDGTEIVVEPVDRVLDALSISVHVEATTDLPLGAGFGTSGALALGTAFAANQLFDRRLSANELVTIAHAAEVRSGTGLGDVVAQARGGVPIRLDPGGPAHNRLDAIPASTRIEYLTFGDLSTESVLSGDTDRLTDAGLESLSILAEEPTLSTFMYASRRFAREADLLTDRVRGAIEDVSAAGGEASMAMLGETVFALGTGLSEAGYDPSVCRTHAAGATVLEGAAPPPSASGPPRANNAGDL